A region of Salvelinus alpinus chromosome 6, SLU_Salpinus.1, whole genome shotgun sequence DNA encodes the following proteins:
- the LOC139578198 gene encoding bromodomain-containing protein 1-like isoform X5 — translation MKKKVRHHNRMSTPQRPPSPIKPSPNKETLTYAQAQRMVDLEIDGRVHRISIYDKLDVITDDDPTAQEIMECNSNKENNEKPQLVLVRSVRLKDNQQKRGTALTTTHGADPQGSALLEPKFRTVEYNLPAVSRRPSIYYMYCEKTAEELDEEVEYDMDEEDYAWLDLLNDKRKSEGISQVSQNLFEFLMDRFEKESSFDSKGRSDPQSLIDEDAVCCICMDGDGQDSNVILFCDSCNMAVHQECYGVPYIPEGQWLCRHCLQCPSRPAECVFCPNKGGALKKTDDDRWGHVVCALWVPEVGFSDTVFIEPIDGVSNIPPARWKLTCYLCKEKGAGACIQCHKVNCYTAFHVSCAQKAGLYMKMEPVKEFTETGSPTFSVKKTAFCCAHTPKGCTRRPLAIYEEGHAKNGVCHKRGDKRGRRRLKGWLKKSKIIVVVPEVEEEAPAAPGPSITPSSFDTILNQVSVQKKKVFVERVLSYWMLKRQSRKGVPLIRRLQANTQVPKPEPLDSRVEDNQAMKEQLKEWHRLRQDLERARLLLELIRKREKLKREEMKLQQSVLEVQLTPLNILLRAVLDQLQEKDPAKIFAQPVSVNEVPDYLDHIKKPMDFSTMRKRIDAHGYKSLVEFEADFDQIIFNCMKYNAKDTFFYKAGLRLQDRGGAILRKTRREAERIGFDFASGMHLPEQPKVEAPSPFSWDDVDQILNPANRQHMSLEGQLKELLEKLDMSSAMKSSPSRSKRLKLLKKTITDVRSEIYLKTRHPAAAPSEPKPAETEEKPLPPTRHSTQEEEGESLLPPKLEPLNSSPPLLNSDSHSEPPMLKPIKSQKTFKCNGVKTATSVPRDTLNGHISNPLVSDSHLSVGATSTLPEPSSTGNRRTNVLFRKSKNASPQKPPRTAEHQLGCPLLGTKSFLSVVIPRLETLLLPRKRTHSACGDCDQDEEESPIKRLDTGLANGFVVEPELETSPIRPMEPRRRCTSESSISPSGSVLCSTSTVSVPKSGKGRPSMARRSTVDDKNALITCIGNGDFTKAAKIAAEVVNGNIWMSSSAEPLKLVWAKCSGYPSYPALIIDPKLPRAGRHHHGVSLPPLDVLRVGELMQYKSEEKLFLVHFFDNKHSWQWLPRSKMDAFGINKTMDKLKLKEGCSSGIRKAVQTAFQRAMSHRSQVGNVPSSEPCDVD, via the exons ATGAAGAAAAAAGTACGGCATCATAATCGCATGTCCACGCCCCAGAGGCCCCCCTCTCCCATCAAACCCTCACCGAACAAGGAGACCTTGACCTACGCCCAGGCCCAGCGCATGGTGGACCTGGAGATAGATGGCCGTGTGCACAGGATCAGCATCTATGACAAGTTGGATGTCATCACCGATGATGACCCCACGGCCCAAGAGATCATGGAGTGCAACAGCAACAAGGAGAACAACGAGAAGCCCCAGCTAGTCCTGGTGCGCTCGGTGAGACTCAAAGACAACCAGCAGAAGAGGGGCACTGCCCTCACCACCACACATGGCGCTGACCCGCAAGGGAGCGCCCTCTTGGAACCCAAGTTCCGCACTGTGGAGTACAACCTTCCCGCAGTGTCTCGGAGGCCCTCCATCTATTATATGTATTGTGAGAAGACGGCCGAAGAGCTGGATGAGGAGGTGGAATACGACATGGATGAGGAGGACTACGCCTGGCTGGATCTACTCAACGACAAGAGGAAAAGTGAGGGTATCAGCCAGGTGTCCCAGAACCTCTTTGAGTTCCTTATGGATCGCTTTGAGAAGGAGTCCTCCTTTGACAGCAAGGGCCGGAGTGACCCCCAGTCCCTCATCGACGAGGACGCTGTCTGCTGCATCTGCATGGACGGAGACGGCCAGGACAGCAATGTTATTCTCTTCTGTGACTCCTGCAACATGGCCGTGCACCAGGAGTGCTACGGTGTTCCCTACATCCCAGAGGGCCAGTGGTTGTGTCGCCACTGCCTCCAGTGCCCCTCACGGCCCGCTGAGTGTGTCTTCTGCCCCAACAAGGGCGGCGCCCTGAAAAAGACGGACGATGACCGCTGGGGCCACGTGGTGTGTGCCCTGTGGGTGCCAGAGGTGGGCTTCTCTGACACGGTCTTCATCGAGCCCATCGACGGTGTCAGCAATATTCCGCCCGCCCGCTGGAAGCTCACCTGCTACCTCTGCAAGGAGAAGGGTGCCGGGGCCTGCATCCAGTGCCACAAGGTTAACTGTTACACAGCCTTTCATGTCAGCTGTGCCCAAAAGGCCGGCCTCTACATGAAAATGGAGCCTGTCAAGGAATTCACAGAGACCGGTTCGCCCACTTTCTCTGTGAAGAAGACAGCCTTCTGCTGCGCTCACACTCCTAAAGGGTGCACCCGGAGACCCCTTGCCATCTACGAGGAAGGCCACGCTAAAAACGGTGTCTGTCACAAGAGGGGTGAcaaaagagggaggaggaggttaaAAGGGTGGCTGAAGAAGAGTAAGATAATAGTGGTGGTCCctgaggtagaggaagaggctCCTGCTGCACCTGGGCCTAGTATAACCCCCAGCAG TTTTGACACAATCCTCAATCAAGTGTCTGTCCAGAAGAAGAAGGTGTTTGTGGAGCGGGTCCTGAGCTACTGGATGCTGAAGAGACAGTCAAGGAAGGGCGTCCCGCTGATCAGGCGGCTACAGGCTAACACCCAGGTCCCCAAACCAGAGCCGCTG GACAGCAGGGTGGAGGATAATCAAGCGATGAAGGAGCAGCTAAAGGAATGGCACCGCCTACGCCAAGACCTGGAGCGAGCTCGCCTACTGCTAGAACTGATCAGGAAGAGGGAGAAGCTAAAGAGAGAGGAG ATGAAGCTCCAACAGTCTGTTCTAGAGGTACAGCTCACACCTTTAAATATTCTACTTCGAGCCGTACTGGACCAGCTTCAGGAGAAGGACCCAGCCAAGATCTTTGCCCAGCCTGTCAGTGTTAATGAG GTGCCTGACTACTTGGACCACATCAAGAAGCCAATGGACTTCTCCACCATGAGGAAGCGCATTGATGCCCACGGCTACAAGAGCCTGGTGGAGTTTGAGGCTGACTTCGATCAGATCATATTCAACTGCATGAAGTACAACGCCAAGGACACGTTCTTCTACAAGGCCGGTCTGCGTCTGCAAGACCGAGGCGGGGCCATCCTCAGGAAGACTCGTCGGGAGGCTGAGCGAATCGGCTTTGACTTTGCCAGCGGGATGCACCTTCCTGAGCAGCCCAAGGTGGAGGCTCCTTCCCCTTTCTCCTGGGACGATG TGGACCAGATACTAAACCCAGCCAACCGGCAGCACATGTCTTTGGAAGGGCAACTGAAAGAGCTGCTGGAGAAGCTGGATATGAGCAGTGCCATGAAGTCCAGTCCGTCTCGCAGCAAGCGACTGAAGCTGCTCAAAAAGACCATCACAGATGTTCGCAGCGAGATATACCTAAAGACGCGACACCCCGCTGCCGCCCCCTCTGAACCGAAACCAGCAGAGACTGAGGAGAAACCACTGCCCCCCACTCGACACAGCACACAGGAAGAGG AAGGGGAGTCTTTGCTCCCACCGAAACTAGAGCCGTTGAACTCGTCGCCGCCACTTCTCAACTCAGACAGTCATTCAGAACCTCCCATGCTCAAGCCCATCAAGAGCCAGAAGACTTTCAAGTGCAACGGTGTCAAGACCGCTACCTCAGTACCCCGGGATACCCTCAACGGGCACATCTCTAACCCGCTGGTCTCCGACAGTCACCTTAGTGTTGGGGCCACCTCCACGCTCCCAGAGCCCTCTAGCACGGGCAACAGGCGGACCAATGTGCTCTTTCGCAAGTCCAAGAATGCCAGCCCGCAGAAGCCCCCAAGGACAGCTGAGCATCAGCTCGGCTGCCCGCTGCTGGGCACCAAATCCTTCCTCTCAGTGGTCATTCCTCGCCTGGAGACTCTCCTCCTACCCAGGAAGAGGACCCACAGTGCCTGTGGAGACTGTGACCAGGATGAGGAGGAATCCCCCATCAAGCGTCTTGACACAG GACTAGCTAATGGATTTGTTGTCGAGCCGGAGCTTGAAACCAGCCCCATTAGGCCGATGGAGCCTCGCAGGCGCTGCACCTCCGAGTCTAGCATCTCCCCTAGCGGCAGCGTGCTGTGTAGCACCAG CACGGTCAGCGTGCCAAAAAGTGGGAAAGGAAGGCCATCCATGGCACGTAGGAGCACAGTGGACGACAAAAACGCACTCATCACCTGTATCGGAAATGGGGACTTCACCAAAGCCGCTAAGATTGCAGCAG AAGTTGTCAACGGAAATATTTGGATGTCCTCTAGTGCTGAACCCCTTAAACTAGTTTGGGCAAAATGTAGTGGATATCCCTCCTACCCTGCGTTG ATCATAGACCCCAAGCTGCCGAGGGCGGGGCGTCACCACCACGGGGTCTCCCTGCCCCCTCTGGACGTCCTCAGAGTCGGAGAGCTGATGCAGTACAAGTCCGAAGAGAAACTCTTCCTCGTCCACTTCTTCGACAACAAGCACAGCTG GCAATGGCTTCCTAGATCCAAGATGGATGCCTTTGGTATCAATAAGACCATGGACAAGCTCAAACTGAAGGAGGGCTGCTCCTCTGGCATCCGTAAAGCTGTGCAGACCGCCTTCCAGCGCGCCATGAGCCACCGGAGCCAGGTCGGGAATGTGCCTAGCAGCGAGCCCTGCGATGTGGACTGA
- the LOC139578198 gene encoding bromodomain-containing protein 1-like isoform X2, translated as MKKKVRHHNRMSTPQRPPSPIKPSPNKETLTYAQAQRMVDLEIDGRVHRISIYDKLDVITDDDPTAQEIMECNSNKENNEKPQLVLVRSVRLKDNQQKRGTALTTTHGADPQGSALLEPKFRTVEYNLPAVSRRPSIYYMYCEKTAEELDEEVEYDMDEEDYAWLDLLNDKRKSEGISQVSQNLFEFLMDRFEKESSFDSKGRSDPQSLIDEDAVCCICMDGDGQDSNVILFCDSCNMAVHQECYGVPYIPEGQWLCRHCLQCPSRPAECVFCPNKGGALKKTDDDRWGHVVCALWVPEVGFSDTVFIEPIDGVSNIPPARWKLTCYLCKEKGAGACIQCHKVNCYTAFHVSCAQKAGLYMKMEPVKEFTETGSPTFSVKKTAFCCAHTPKGCTRRPLAIYEEGHAKNGVCHKRGDKRGRRRLKGWLKKSKIIVVVPEVEEEAPAAPGPSITPSSFDTILNQVSVQKKKVFVERVLSYWMLKRQSRKGVPLIRRLQANTQVPKPEPLDSRVEDNQAMKEQLKEWHRLRQDLERARLLLELIRKREKLKREEMKLQQSVLEVQLTPLNILLRAVLDQLQEKDPAKIFAQPVSVNEVPDYLDHIKKPMDFSTMRKRIDAHGYKSLVEFEADFDQIIFNCMKYNAKDTFFYKAGLRLQDRGGAILRKTRREAERIGFDFASGMHLPEQPKVEAPSPFSWDDVDQILNPANRQHMSLEGQLKELLEKLDMSSAMKSSPSRSKRLKLLKKTITDVRSEIYLKTRHPAAAPSEPKPAETEEKPLPPTRHSTQEEEGESLLPPKLEPLNSSPPLLNSDSHSEPPMLKPIKSQKTFKCNGVKTATSVPRDTLNGHISNPLVSDSHLSVGATSTLPEPSSTGNRRTNVLFRKSKNASPQKPPRTAEHQLGCPLLGTKSFLSVVIPRLETLLLPRKRTHSACGDCDQDEEESPIKRLDTGLANGFVVEPELETSPIRPMEPRRRCTSESSISPSGSVLCSTSTVSVPKSGKGRPSMARRSTVDDKNALITCIGNGDFTKAAKIAADHRPQAAEGGASPPRGLPAPSGRPQSRRADAVQVRRETLPRPLLRQQAQLAMAS; from the exons ATGAAGAAAAAAGTACGGCATCATAATCGCATGTCCACGCCCCAGAGGCCCCCCTCTCCCATCAAACCCTCACCGAACAAGGAGACCTTGACCTACGCCCAGGCCCAGCGCATGGTGGACCTGGAGATAGATGGCCGTGTGCACAGGATCAGCATCTATGACAAGTTGGATGTCATCACCGATGATGACCCCACGGCCCAAGAGATCATGGAGTGCAACAGCAACAAGGAGAACAACGAGAAGCCCCAGCTAGTCCTGGTGCGCTCGGTGAGACTCAAAGACAACCAGCAGAAGAGGGGCACTGCCCTCACCACCACACATGGCGCTGACCCGCAAGGGAGCGCCCTCTTGGAACCCAAGTTCCGCACTGTGGAGTACAACCTTCCCGCAGTGTCTCGGAGGCCCTCCATCTATTATATGTATTGTGAGAAGACGGCCGAAGAGCTGGATGAGGAGGTGGAATACGACATGGATGAGGAGGACTACGCCTGGCTGGATCTACTCAACGACAAGAGGAAAAGTGAGGGTATCAGCCAGGTGTCCCAGAACCTCTTTGAGTTCCTTATGGATCGCTTTGAGAAGGAGTCCTCCTTTGACAGCAAGGGCCGGAGTGACCCCCAGTCCCTCATCGACGAGGACGCTGTCTGCTGCATCTGCATGGACGGAGACGGCCAGGACAGCAATGTTATTCTCTTCTGTGACTCCTGCAACATGGCCGTGCACCAGGAGTGCTACGGTGTTCCCTACATCCCAGAGGGCCAGTGGTTGTGTCGCCACTGCCTCCAGTGCCCCTCACGGCCCGCTGAGTGTGTCTTCTGCCCCAACAAGGGCGGCGCCCTGAAAAAGACGGACGATGACCGCTGGGGCCACGTGGTGTGTGCCCTGTGGGTGCCAGAGGTGGGCTTCTCTGACACGGTCTTCATCGAGCCCATCGACGGTGTCAGCAATATTCCGCCCGCCCGCTGGAAGCTCACCTGCTACCTCTGCAAGGAGAAGGGTGCCGGGGCCTGCATCCAGTGCCACAAGGTTAACTGTTACACAGCCTTTCATGTCAGCTGTGCCCAAAAGGCCGGCCTCTACATGAAAATGGAGCCTGTCAAGGAATTCACAGAGACCGGTTCGCCCACTTTCTCTGTGAAGAAGACAGCCTTCTGCTGCGCTCACACTCCTAAAGGGTGCACCCGGAGACCCCTTGCCATCTACGAGGAAGGCCACGCTAAAAACGGTGTCTGTCACAAGAGGGGTGAcaaaagagggaggaggaggttaaAAGGGTGGCTGAAGAAGAGTAAGATAATAGTGGTGGTCCctgaggtagaggaagaggctCCTGCTGCACCTGGGCCTAGTATAACCCCCAGCAG TTTTGACACAATCCTCAATCAAGTGTCTGTCCAGAAGAAGAAGGTGTTTGTGGAGCGGGTCCTGAGCTACTGGATGCTGAAGAGACAGTCAAGGAAGGGCGTCCCGCTGATCAGGCGGCTACAGGCTAACACCCAGGTCCCCAAACCAGAGCCGCTG GACAGCAGGGTGGAGGATAATCAAGCGATGAAGGAGCAGCTAAAGGAATGGCACCGCCTACGCCAAGACCTGGAGCGAGCTCGCCTACTGCTAGAACTGATCAGGAAGAGGGAGAAGCTAAAGAGAGAGGAG ATGAAGCTCCAACAGTCTGTTCTAGAGGTACAGCTCACACCTTTAAATATTCTACTTCGAGCCGTACTGGACCAGCTTCAGGAGAAGGACCCAGCCAAGATCTTTGCCCAGCCTGTCAGTGTTAATGAG GTGCCTGACTACTTGGACCACATCAAGAAGCCAATGGACTTCTCCACCATGAGGAAGCGCATTGATGCCCACGGCTACAAGAGCCTGGTGGAGTTTGAGGCTGACTTCGATCAGATCATATTCAACTGCATGAAGTACAACGCCAAGGACACGTTCTTCTACAAGGCCGGTCTGCGTCTGCAAGACCGAGGCGGGGCCATCCTCAGGAAGACTCGTCGGGAGGCTGAGCGAATCGGCTTTGACTTTGCCAGCGGGATGCACCTTCCTGAGCAGCCCAAGGTGGAGGCTCCTTCCCCTTTCTCCTGGGACGATG TGGACCAGATACTAAACCCAGCCAACCGGCAGCACATGTCTTTGGAAGGGCAACTGAAAGAGCTGCTGGAGAAGCTGGATATGAGCAGTGCCATGAAGTCCAGTCCGTCTCGCAGCAAGCGACTGAAGCTGCTCAAAAAGACCATCACAGATGTTCGCAGCGAGATATACCTAAAGACGCGACACCCCGCTGCCGCCCCCTCTGAACCGAAACCAGCAGAGACTGAGGAGAAACCACTGCCCCCCACTCGACACAGCACACAGGAAGAGG AAGGGGAGTCTTTGCTCCCACCGAAACTAGAGCCGTTGAACTCGTCGCCGCCACTTCTCAACTCAGACAGTCATTCAGAACCTCCCATGCTCAAGCCCATCAAGAGCCAGAAGACTTTCAAGTGCAACGGTGTCAAGACCGCTACCTCAGTACCCCGGGATACCCTCAACGGGCACATCTCTAACCCGCTGGTCTCCGACAGTCACCTTAGTGTTGGGGCCACCTCCACGCTCCCAGAGCCCTCTAGCACGGGCAACAGGCGGACCAATGTGCTCTTTCGCAAGTCCAAGAATGCCAGCCCGCAGAAGCCCCCAAGGACAGCTGAGCATCAGCTCGGCTGCCCGCTGCTGGGCACCAAATCCTTCCTCTCAGTGGTCATTCCTCGCCTGGAGACTCTCCTCCTACCCAGGAAGAGGACCCACAGTGCCTGTGGAGACTGTGACCAGGATGAGGAGGAATCCCCCATCAAGCGTCTTGACACAG GACTAGCTAATGGATTTGTTGTCGAGCCGGAGCTTGAAACCAGCCCCATTAGGCCGATGGAGCCTCGCAGGCGCTGCACCTCCGAGTCTAGCATCTCCCCTAGCGGCAGCGTGCTGTGTAGCACCAG CACGGTCAGCGTGCCAAAAAGTGGGAAAGGAAGGCCATCCATGGCACGTAGGAGCACAGTGGACGACAAAAACGCACTCATCACCTGTATCGGAAATGGGGACTTCACCAAAGCCGCTAAGATTGCAGCAG ATCATAGACCCCAAGCTGCCGAGGGCGGGGCGTCACCACCACGGGGTCTCCCTGCCCCCTCTGGACGTCCTCAGAGTCGGAGAGCTGATGCAGTACAAGTCCGAAGAGAAACTCTTCCTCGTCCACTTCTTCGACAACAAGCACAGCTG GCAATGGCTTCCTAG
- the LOC139578198 gene encoding bromodomain-containing protein 1-like isoform X1, which produces MKKKVRHHNRMSTPQRPPSPIKPSPNKETLTYAQAQRMVDLEIDGRVHRISIYDKLDVITDDDPTAQEIMECNSNKENNEKPQLVLVRSVRLKDNQQKRGTALTTTHGADPQGSALLEPKFRTVEYNLPAVSRRPSIYYMYCEKTAEELDEEVEYDMDEEDYAWLDLLNDKRKSEGISQVSQNLFEFLMDRFEKESSFDSKGRSDPQSLIDEDAVCCICMDGDGQDSNVILFCDSCNMAVHQECYGVPYIPEGQWLCRHCLQCPSRPAECVFCPNKGGALKKTDDDRWGHVVCALWVPEVGFSDTVFIEPIDGVSNIPPARWKLTCYLCKEKGAGACIQCHKVNCYTAFHVSCAQKAGLYMKMEPVKEFTETGSPTFSVKKTAFCCAHTPKGCTRRPLAIYEEGHAKNGVCHKRGDKRGRRRLKGWLKKSKIIVVVPEVEEEAPAAPGPSITPSSFDTILNQVSVQKKKVFVERVLSYWMLKRQSRKGVPLIRRLQANTQVPKPEPLVSPVDSRVEDNQAMKEQLKEWHRLRQDLERARLLLELIRKREKLKREEMKLQQSVLEVQLTPLNILLRAVLDQLQEKDPAKIFAQPVSVNEVPDYLDHIKKPMDFSTMRKRIDAHGYKSLVEFEADFDQIIFNCMKYNAKDTFFYKAGLRLQDRGGAILRKTRREAERIGFDFASGMHLPEQPKVEAPSPFSWDDVDQILNPANRQHMSLEGQLKELLEKLDMSSAMKSSPSRSKRLKLLKKTITDVRSEIYLKTRHPAAAPSEPKPAETEEKPLPPTRHSTQEEEGESLLPPKLEPLNSSPPLLNSDSHSEPPMLKPIKSQKTFKCNGVKTATSVPRDTLNGHISNPLVSDSHLSVGATSTLPEPSSTGNRRTNVLFRKSKNASPQKPPRTAEHQLGCPLLGTKSFLSVVIPRLETLLLPRKRTHSACGDCDQDEEESPIKRLDTGLANGFVVEPELETSPIRPMEPRRRCTSESSISPSGSVLCSTSTVSVPKSGKGRPSMARRSTVDDKNALITCIGNGDFTKAAKIAADHRPQAAEGGASPPRGLPAPSGRPQSRRADAVQVRRETLPRPLLRQQAQLAMAS; this is translated from the exons ATGAAGAAAAAAGTACGGCATCATAATCGCATGTCCACGCCCCAGAGGCCCCCCTCTCCCATCAAACCCTCACCGAACAAGGAGACCTTGACCTACGCCCAGGCCCAGCGCATGGTGGACCTGGAGATAGATGGCCGTGTGCACAGGATCAGCATCTATGACAAGTTGGATGTCATCACCGATGATGACCCCACGGCCCAAGAGATCATGGAGTGCAACAGCAACAAGGAGAACAACGAGAAGCCCCAGCTAGTCCTGGTGCGCTCGGTGAGACTCAAAGACAACCAGCAGAAGAGGGGCACTGCCCTCACCACCACACATGGCGCTGACCCGCAAGGGAGCGCCCTCTTGGAACCCAAGTTCCGCACTGTGGAGTACAACCTTCCCGCAGTGTCTCGGAGGCCCTCCATCTATTATATGTATTGTGAGAAGACGGCCGAAGAGCTGGATGAGGAGGTGGAATACGACATGGATGAGGAGGACTACGCCTGGCTGGATCTACTCAACGACAAGAGGAAAAGTGAGGGTATCAGCCAGGTGTCCCAGAACCTCTTTGAGTTCCTTATGGATCGCTTTGAGAAGGAGTCCTCCTTTGACAGCAAGGGCCGGAGTGACCCCCAGTCCCTCATCGACGAGGACGCTGTCTGCTGCATCTGCATGGACGGAGACGGCCAGGACAGCAATGTTATTCTCTTCTGTGACTCCTGCAACATGGCCGTGCACCAGGAGTGCTACGGTGTTCCCTACATCCCAGAGGGCCAGTGGTTGTGTCGCCACTGCCTCCAGTGCCCCTCACGGCCCGCTGAGTGTGTCTTCTGCCCCAACAAGGGCGGCGCCCTGAAAAAGACGGACGATGACCGCTGGGGCCACGTGGTGTGTGCCCTGTGGGTGCCAGAGGTGGGCTTCTCTGACACGGTCTTCATCGAGCCCATCGACGGTGTCAGCAATATTCCGCCCGCCCGCTGGAAGCTCACCTGCTACCTCTGCAAGGAGAAGGGTGCCGGGGCCTGCATCCAGTGCCACAAGGTTAACTGTTACACAGCCTTTCATGTCAGCTGTGCCCAAAAGGCCGGCCTCTACATGAAAATGGAGCCTGTCAAGGAATTCACAGAGACCGGTTCGCCCACTTTCTCTGTGAAGAAGACAGCCTTCTGCTGCGCTCACACTCCTAAAGGGTGCACCCGGAGACCCCTTGCCATCTACGAGGAAGGCCACGCTAAAAACGGTGTCTGTCACAAGAGGGGTGAcaaaagagggaggaggaggttaaAAGGGTGGCTGAAGAAGAGTAAGATAATAGTGGTGGTCCctgaggtagaggaagaggctCCTGCTGCACCTGGGCCTAGTATAACCCCCAGCAG TTTTGACACAATCCTCAATCAAGTGTCTGTCCAGAAGAAGAAGGTGTTTGTGGAGCGGGTCCTGAGCTACTGGATGCTGAAGAGACAGTCAAGGAAGGGCGTCCCGCTGATCAGGCGGCTACAGGCTAACACCCAGGTCCCCAAACCAGAGCCGCTGGTCAGTCCAGTG GACAGCAGGGTGGAGGATAATCAAGCGATGAAGGAGCAGCTAAAGGAATGGCACCGCCTACGCCAAGACCTGGAGCGAGCTCGCCTACTGCTAGAACTGATCAGGAAGAGGGAGAAGCTAAAGAGAGAGGAG ATGAAGCTCCAACAGTCTGTTCTAGAGGTACAGCTCACACCTTTAAATATTCTACTTCGAGCCGTACTGGACCAGCTTCAGGAGAAGGACCCAGCCAAGATCTTTGCCCAGCCTGTCAGTGTTAATGAG GTGCCTGACTACTTGGACCACATCAAGAAGCCAATGGACTTCTCCACCATGAGGAAGCGCATTGATGCCCACGGCTACAAGAGCCTGGTGGAGTTTGAGGCTGACTTCGATCAGATCATATTCAACTGCATGAAGTACAACGCCAAGGACACGTTCTTCTACAAGGCCGGTCTGCGTCTGCAAGACCGAGGCGGGGCCATCCTCAGGAAGACTCGTCGGGAGGCTGAGCGAATCGGCTTTGACTTTGCCAGCGGGATGCACCTTCCTGAGCAGCCCAAGGTGGAGGCTCCTTCCCCTTTCTCCTGGGACGATG TGGACCAGATACTAAACCCAGCCAACCGGCAGCACATGTCTTTGGAAGGGCAACTGAAAGAGCTGCTGGAGAAGCTGGATATGAGCAGTGCCATGAAGTCCAGTCCGTCTCGCAGCAAGCGACTGAAGCTGCTCAAAAAGACCATCACAGATGTTCGCAGCGAGATATACCTAAAGACGCGACACCCCGCTGCCGCCCCCTCTGAACCGAAACCAGCAGAGACTGAGGAGAAACCACTGCCCCCCACTCGACACAGCACACAGGAAGAGG AAGGGGAGTCTTTGCTCCCACCGAAACTAGAGCCGTTGAACTCGTCGCCGCCACTTCTCAACTCAGACAGTCATTCAGAACCTCCCATGCTCAAGCCCATCAAGAGCCAGAAGACTTTCAAGTGCAACGGTGTCAAGACCGCTACCTCAGTACCCCGGGATACCCTCAACGGGCACATCTCTAACCCGCTGGTCTCCGACAGTCACCTTAGTGTTGGGGCCACCTCCACGCTCCCAGAGCCCTCTAGCACGGGCAACAGGCGGACCAATGTGCTCTTTCGCAAGTCCAAGAATGCCAGCCCGCAGAAGCCCCCAAGGACAGCTGAGCATCAGCTCGGCTGCCCGCTGCTGGGCACCAAATCCTTCCTCTCAGTGGTCATTCCTCGCCTGGAGACTCTCCTCCTACCCAGGAAGAGGACCCACAGTGCCTGTGGAGACTGTGACCAGGATGAGGAGGAATCCCCCATCAAGCGTCTTGACACAG GACTAGCTAATGGATTTGTTGTCGAGCCGGAGCTTGAAACCAGCCCCATTAGGCCGATGGAGCCTCGCAGGCGCTGCACCTCCGAGTCTAGCATCTCCCCTAGCGGCAGCGTGCTGTGTAGCACCAG CACGGTCAGCGTGCCAAAAAGTGGGAAAGGAAGGCCATCCATGGCACGTAGGAGCACAGTGGACGACAAAAACGCACTCATCACCTGTATCGGAAATGGGGACTTCACCAAAGCCGCTAAGATTGCAGCAG ATCATAGACCCCAAGCTGCCGAGGGCGGGGCGTCACCACCACGGGGTCTCCCTGCCCCCTCTGGACGTCCTCAGAGTCGGAGAGCTGATGCAGTACAAGTCCGAAGAGAAACTCTTCCTCGTCCACTTCTTCGACAACAAGCACAGCTG GCAATGGCTTCCTAG